The genomic segment GCCACGTGGTGCCAGGACATGGTTCCCCTGGGCCCTCCGCACCCCGGCGCACTCACCAAGCCCTCCTGCCGCCGCTCCGGCCAGCCGGGGTCCCGCTGTGCCTCCTGCCCCACGCCCGCCCCGAGTGGCCCAGCCTGGCAGGTCGGGGTGGCTGTGGTGgcggggaggcagggaggcaCGGCGGGGTCGGCTGCGCAGGGAGGAAGGACGAGGCCGGCCAACCCCACCCTTTCGGTTCccctttttttggtttctgactcaaaagcagcagctgtgtttcCTCCTGGAGACAGCCGGGCCACCTccgtggggctgctggggctccGGCCGCGGCCAGGGCCTGCCCTGCACGGAGGGGTCGGGGGGCCTGGACATGGTGCcaggggcgcggggccgggatGCGGGGACTGGAGTGcagggccggggctggggccggggtCCGGGCTGTGGGGCAGGTGGGGGGCAGCGCCATGAtcctgctggctgcctgccGCTGCTGCCCACATCCCACACCCTGCGCATCCCACAGACCCCCCACCCCAGTCACCCCTGGCACCCCCACAGCCATGTACCCCCACTCCCTACACCCTGTACCCCCACTCCTCCgcagccccccaccccgcaAACCCCgcaccccccccagcccctcctgcgccccccgcccggggccgccgccccgCTCTCCTCCCACCGGGAGGGGGCGCTGCAAGCCCAGTGCCTGACGGGCCGCTCGCCCTCCCTGCGCCCTTCCTCTCTATGGTCCCCCGCTCCCATCTGCTTCCGCTTCCGGAACGCTCCTTCTTTTCGGGCGGCGGCTGACAAGATGGTGAGTTCTGGCGGCTCCGGCTTCATCTGCTGCCATCCGCCCCGGCGGCGGCTTGCTCTGCCCGCCCGAGGCGCCGACCGCTGCGGTGGGTGCTTGGCCGGCGGCTACGCTGAgtcggggcggcggggggaggccgTAGGCCCGGGATGGTGGCGCAGGACCTTCccgaggggaggggaagggcggCCGGGCTGCGCTCTGTAGCGCCGGGGCGAGGGCGTCCCCGGAGTGCGGCGTAGCgtctctccagctccctgcgCGGCTCCTGGCCGTGCTGACCGACTTTTCCCTGCCCCGCCAGGTGAACGTCCCGAAAACCCGTCGGACCTACTGCAAGAAATGCGGCAAGCACCAGCCGCACAAAGTCACCCAGTACAAGAAGGGGAAGGATTCTCTCTATGCCCAGGGTAGGGACGGGTGCGCTCCGGGGCACGGCCTGGGGGAAGCTGCGTGGGGTTGTGGGCTGAGCACGCGGctgtgggagaagggaggacTGCTTTTGATCGGTTGTGCAGCTGCAGGCTGAGGTCTGCTAGGGTTTGGTAAGAGTGCCAGTTCTGCTTGTAGTGTGTCTTCAGTTGTTGCCTAAACAGACGCATTTCCTTCTGTAGGAAAAAGACGCTACGATAGGAAGCAAAGTGGCTATGGGGGCCAGACAAAGCCTATCTTCCGTAAGAAGGTGAGTGCTGCTCCTGGAAGGAGGACCTGAAACTTTCAGGGCAATCCACATCCCCAGCTGAAGGGGGACGCTTCAGCCTCCTGCAGCCTTGGGGTGGTCCTGTGCTCAAGCCATGTTatggcagctctgtgctggtaGTGCTGTCCAGGGAGTGTAAGTTCTCCATCCACATCTGCTCATCTTCTGTGCTGCTCCTGTCTCATGTAGATGCTCCTTTATTTGCAGGAGTGACGTAGCATGTGTTTGCAGAGCACATTCTGCAGGGAGCCTTGGCGCTGTAGGGGAGCGGGGTCTTATTGGAAGTGATACTTTCAATCAAAGGAgtgttttcttcactgcttgCCAAAGGCGAAGAGTAAGGGAAAGGGGTGATTGGTCGAGGCTTATAACTGGTGGTTACTGCTCTGTCCAGCTACTGCAGTAGCCTTGCAGCTTTGGATTCTTCCCTCTGTAGTCTTTTGGGTTTCATCTAAGTTCTCAGTAGCTGCAGGTCTGCATTGAGCACATTGTGTCGCTGCTCCTTCCAGGGAAAGTTTGTCAGTTATGCTGCTTTCAGGTGTTTCTTCTGCCGGGCTTTCTGCTAAACTTCTCCTGAGCACTGTCAGTCTGTTCTCTTACACTGTAGAAGTGCCTGTTCCTTGGCACCTTGGCATTCACTGGCACCGACTTTATTCCAGTGTGGCTGATCTCTGCAGGGGACCAGCCCTGCCCCACTGAATGCTTTTGCTAGTGTCCTTTATTGTGAAGGTACAGATCCACTATACTCTTGTAGTGGTCTTTAAGATGCcttcttgtttttaatggaGGGAGCCTAACTGTGGTGGTAGTCCTTTACACTTTGAGAACAAGCTGCTGAATCTTCAGGAGTGCAGATAACCAGCTTTTCCTGAGAGTGACAATTTGTCTGCTTGTGGACGTTTTGTTCATTGATAcactctgctcctctcctctcagGCTAAGACCACGAAGAAGATTGTGCTGAGGCTGGAGTGTGTGGAGCCCAACTGCAGGTCCAAGAGGATGCTGGCGATTAAGAGGTGCAAGCACTTTGAACTGGGAGGAGACAAGAAGAGAAAGGTACGTTTGTGTACCACGAGTGGCTGAGAAAGGGTGGCGACATTCAGTGGTGAATAAACTgactctctcttccttcctgcagGGCCAGGTGATCCAGTTCTAAGCACCATCCTACTTGTTATGGACCATATTAAAGTATTTGGAAGTGATCCATTGCTTGGTTTTGTGTATCATCTTCTCTTGTCGGTGGGGTGGGACTTGGAAGTACATCAACCCAACAGTAAGGTGTTGCTTGCAAAGCTGCTTAGTAAATGAACAGTTTGTAATCTGAAGGCTTTTGACAAAACCCTGCTGATGGCTGGGATCTCCTTACTGTGTTACCAAGAGGTTTTAGAATATATGTAGAGCATGAGGCTCTGATGGATTTTTGCACCAGCGGCTTTTCTGCATGAGagttgtgctgctgcttttctccaggcttGTTTATGAGCTTCCATGGTAGAAGGCTGTCTTCAAAAGGGCCTCCTCTAAACTTCTGCagcttgtttcatttaaaacagttcACGTCTGTATTATAGTGGTTCCATTTCAGGAATGCTATGGTGCATTTGAATTGTTGGTAGATGAAGTTGtgatcggggaaaaaaaaaaagcagagctgcctgagtaggcctttttcctctccaagcCTTTGCctgagaggagaggcaggtaAGATTCCTTGCACCCAGCAATGGTTTCAACACAGTAGGGTCCAGAGTAATCTGAACTCCCGCAAACAGCCCCTGCGCTTGGCTGTAGGCCCCTCTCTGCCACCAGGAAACAGCCGTACTGCCCTAAGGGGCAACGCATGAGCAAAGGCCCTGGAGCAGCTAGTGGGTTTAGTACCAGGGGCTTCATCAGATGAAGCCCCACCTGCACATTAGGCAGTGGTTATGTGCTGCGGCTCAGCTACGACC from the Gymnogyps californianus isolate 813 chromosome 9, ASM1813914v2, whole genome shotgun sequence genome contains:
- the RPL36A gene encoding 60S ribosomal protein L36a, with product MVNVPKTRRTYCKKCGKHQPHKVTQYKKGKDSLYAQGKRRYDRKQSGYGGQTKPIFRKKAKTTKKIVLRLECVEPNCRSKRMLAIKRCKHFELGGDKKRKGQVIQF